The nucleotide window tgatgaagacgtaaatcaaaattttaagtaggtttttaataacaaatatacaatCTGTAgattataagaataaaattttattttttaaatgtatcgcCAAGTACACAGTATATAATTGGTAGAAAAAATAATacgaaaacaataatatatctgATAATTGAAGGTTGTTTCTTGATTCTACTCATTCTATGAGAGAAatgtaaaaacatattattcatTTGGCTCAAGATATCGTCTAATTAGGATCATTTTATGTTAGTTTAGTGATAATCATAATCTGAGTGTAAGTGATCATAAGtagaataaattactaaaaataatttgtgttgccttgaaatacttatataaaaaataattgacattAATGATAAAATCTCAATTCTATTTACATTAATGAAATGTAAGAATTGTTGATGGAAAACGCTCTTTcctatacttatataattaattaattaataactattataaaaaaggGAGAGGAAGGATGTAAAATGGCCCCACACCAGCCACCTTATAGTAAGTTCCGACCTTGCATTGGCGAGTTATCCTCATTAGTTCAGCAATTTACAGTGAGCCAGCACTTGTTTTTATGCAGACATTTAATAAAGTTGTAGGACCGATGTCAAATTGGTTCAAAAGATGCAAAGGCCGACGTCAAAGGGACGACTCCCGGTATAAAGTATAAGAGAGAATCAATCTCTGGCTTCATTTTACTTCAAGCGCACTACCAGGTCACGTATCAGTGAGCGCTTTACTAACCAAccctacttaatattattacaattatgcTATTCACGCAAGTTATCATTgtatatagtaattataaattattgaaataagaCGTTGACAGGTGCTACTGTCTAATGCTAATAGACGTCTTACATACTGAAAAATTACTATAATCCTAAATTGTTACATACCACAATATCATCGGGAGGATTACTGCTGTAACAAACACATCTCACGCATAAatgaacaatatttaaattcagAATAAGTCAAAATAAgtctgtaaaatcccactgctgggcgtaggcaTTTTTCAACATGTAGGAATAATATTCAAACTATTCAAATACTACGGGAAGAATTCACAGTGAGGATCCCACACTGCGAGCATTCTCTTCATTGCTAGCATTTTAATGGCCTCCACAATGCGCAGCTGCAATCGTTTGTGGTTATGGTATATTTGATCAACGTAAAACATCATTCAATACATTGTAACGGCAATCAAAAATAGCACAGCAGTACTTATACAATACTCTAGGCTAGACGAACACTACATATCACGACCGAGGTCGCAACACAGGGCATCGCAATTCGCAATTACCTTCCTCATACGAACTGAAAACGACATAAACACAGGGCTCAATAATATGCAACGACCGAAATTATATACAGCGTCTTGAATACCAATATCGAATTATAAAGGAAACGCTAGAGTATATTCAACGCAGTGCTCGCACTACCCAATGATAATTCACTTATTAATATCATAGACACTCATTCGATACCTACAAATGTTCaacaaaataattgaaaacatattaatatatccAGCAGTCTAAATAagcaaattataatttcaatctTAGATTCTATAGACATCacagttgaaataaaaattgcacGATTCACCAGATTGTTGCAAcgaattgttaattaaaatacgataattaaacccgagtagaaattttttcgtcttccttagaaggaccggaccaggcatgcctgatcaggactagataaggcatgtaacgcagatgattggtctagacctgatcaggatgagatgagatttcctgatctggacttgatcaggaaatctcatctcatcctgatcagcgggttcggttcggtccttttaaaaaacacgaatgtatatttttgaaaaaattgtttaacaaaaaaaaaagcgaattgatataaatatgtattaacataattattataatatttatttccgttaattttttccaatgtattatttatttatgtttttactttaaatattaattatttttatttatttttaagttattaattaattattattattaattaaattttatttattaacttctaatgattaactactaactactatttcctattacttacgactgctccactgtgtagaaatggactccctgctagattgtcctgataactgtatatatactaagtgcgcttaaaaacattaatagcgcgattcaggctcagttcgcgtcatttctttcaggccatcctgatctgaaccggaccaggtcctgatccagtatgctttaccatacttggtaagattttacatcaggctagccttgtctgtaccggacctggtcctgatccagtatgccttaccatacttgattatattttacatcaggctatccttgtctggaccggacttggtcctgatccactatgccttaccatacttgattatattttatatcaggctatccttgtctggaccggacctggtcctgatagagcttgccggatcacgcatgccttattctatcctgatccggtccagatacatgatctggttgagcctgaccttttttctactcgggaatGTCTgacgcttaaaaatatttttctttttactacATAAATTTTTCTACCGTGACGCGATCTTGTCGAGTCTCTCCGAGTCCTTTTTcccattttatttttcaatggaatattttatatggcctaaaatattatttttttctaaattatttttttaatacaataacatggtaaatatttttatgtatataaaattatataaaacgttATTGTATATGTAGAACGCGATTTTAAATATGCGTTATAGGCCCAAAAAGAAATATTGGAAAATAAATAgacacaaacaaaaataataacatactaCAAAAATAGGTAcgtacttttaatataaagctAATACTCATATTTCGTAGTACTTAGCATGTAGAGTTGAAACAGCTAATGATATCATATCACCCGCAGTTTATCAATAAACAAACTGTGTAGATAAGAAAACAGGCACATATTATCACTAGTAGTTTTTTAATAAcgatttttgtattattttctctgctttgattttaattacatttcaaaACACACATTCAGGCAATTCTATaaccaaaaatgtttagaacgtAATACGCTTCGTCATCATTCATATAGAATCCATAATAGAGCAATTATGGATTTCgatttttgttaaaatcgaaAACTTCTCTAgctgaaatataaattacataatttactaTCTGTTTGTTTGATAGCTTCTAAACGTACTGTaactatttcataaaatttactatGAGAAACCTAGTAGAGAATAGTCATAATGccaataaaacattttagtgTGATTCATTTATTCACTTGTGCCTTCATTAAAGTACGTAATACttactataataatactatgttactatattaaactttattaactactaaaaatttgtaaatttaattttattttttcatgtgtaattacattttttatatctcTATCCTCCAGATACTGCCCGGCCAGCGTGAAATGCCGTACAATTGGGCAGCCTACCTCCTCTTCCACATGCACTTCACTCAGATATTCCACACCGCTTCCATATGCCTCACTCTCTCGCTAGCTATTTGGAGATACGTCGCCATTAAGTAAGTGTGATTTGATATCCGTGAGATTGTCTCTGCTCTTTCCATGATATGTTAACGTTGCTACTATTCCAGCGCTGTAGTGATACcaatatactataaaacaaagaaatcaacgcaaaaaattgataaaagagTTGATTTTTTGCGTTGATTTAGAACATCTACTTTTTTTGTAGTTCATCTAGAACAGctaattagtattaaataaaactacattGTGAGAGAGTGTTGTAAAGTTGTTAATATGAcaactttttgaaaataatgacACCATAAATATTATGACGTAGAGTTGAACCTTATTATATATGCTGCTTACTATTTAATGCTTGTCTAATGAATCACTACTAAGccgaataaaaattatatctataaaatattaaaaaaattgattaaaatttcttgatggaaatgaaatttattacagCTAGAtgttcttttataaatataccataccattatatatttttttaagattttgagaaaaaattaattcatactGTGTGTTTAGTACGttttcagatatttttttttttttgatttatttataattttaccttGTATTGACATCGAAAacaaatgattaaaaattatacttgtACTTCACTGTACTTGTGCTATACGTGGTTGGTTTATTGCGTCTATACTTACAGCCTCATTAATATGCTACTCAATGCATACAACACTATAATCAGCATAATTGGTTACAGGTACTCAGACAGAAATCATATTCTCTGCACAGAGAGGCGTTGCAGCATCGCCATACTGAGCAGTTTCATTTTACCCCCTATACTTTGTATACCTACGTTTATGGTGAGTTTAAACTTAATTCGTATATAAACAACCATAACAGGAAAAATACACTAACCTTATCTGTCCCGAGCGATAATACACAAAATCGAGAGGGACTTATGCGTGATTAACTAAATACCTAGTTATCCTTTCAATAGTAGAACACCTTACAGAATTGAAGTATTGTTAGAGTGTTTTCCCTGATTTACATACAAAGTATATACAGATTTGTATAGTGTAAGTATATGTGTAAGTGACACTTTGGTCTGCTTTCTGTCTGAAAATAACGAATAATCGaaaaaaactgaggtagggcacagcaggaatttccggctcaaaatatggagcagcccgactggggtagtacctcgaccttacagaagatcacagctaaataatactgttttcaagcagtattgtgttcctgttggtgagtaaggtgaccagagctcctgggggattggggattgggtcggcaacgcgcttgcgatgcttctggtgttgcaggcgtctataagctacggtaatcgcttaccatcaggtgagccgtacgcttgtttgccgacctagtgacataaaaaaaaataaaaaaaaataaaaatacggttcgttcacctgatggtgagcgattacaGTAAGTTCTAGATGTCTGCATCACCTTTTGGTGCATTACACGCACGTCGCCGTTCCTACCCCAGCCCCCAAGAAGCTCTgtttaccttactcaccacagtaacACAACGCTCCTTGAAAGCaggattatttagctgtaatcttatctaaggtcgaggtacctcaCCAGTCTTCAGTAAATTTAtccatattattaaaataaaaaataggttagaatagataatattgtttgaatttttttctacaaacatGACCCCTTGTGCAAATTTCTCGTGTATAACTTTGTCTTTGATAACTTTGGTATTTCTAAAGGAAGGGTGTGTAGATATAATATGCTAGGTATAAAAACATATTCCAAGTATATTTAAGCCCGATTTTTACCGTTACAAAGGGCAAAATCGTTACCAGAGGGACTGGTTAATTTACAgtgtgtaaatatgtttaacatacaACACCGTCGTtagattttaaattgtatttaaagtaACAGCCAGGtgatatatatgatattatacatgttaataataaaaatataaatatatattacgcccagactcggggtggacAACGAACCCATAACCCTTGGACTAAGGAGGAGGAGCACTGCAAACATACTAacggtttaaaataaacattattttccaTAAGGGcacaaatttaataactttaagtAAAGggcgaaaaaatatttaagaaactaCTAAAATATTGAACAGTTTccgttattattttagttattttagaaaaagtttcataaaatttaatagaaaatttctTATCTCACTCGAACTGACTTTCAAATAACGATTACCATGAAACCCTTTTATATCAAACGACAAACGAGAAGTGAAAGTTCAAAATAGTCTCCCATCGTTTCTCAATTGATTTCActcgatttattttataaccacCTATTTTGTTCCGATGTTTGAAACTGATAGTAAGAATTTAAATATGTGGTgatattgttatgttattatcATGTCCAGATTTTGTTATCAAAAtggacattttatattttaacatcaaaattcttagctaatctataatataaaaatgagtcgctgaatgtgttgctaagcgcaaaactcgagaacggttggaccgatttggctaattctttttttaaaatattccttgaagtacgaggatggttcttacggagagaaaaattctaaaaaaaaaattaaatttcctaaaaaagtctaaaaacaacacttttctatactcccatacaaaagatttgtgataatagttaaaagtcaatttgaactttaataccatacgataaagtttgtgttaggtgatacgaagttcgccgggtcagctagtgcaatataaaaactaacaaaaaaccctaaaaaatgttataaattgaGTACTCAACGGCTttggtttttataaattatagtcATAATTTGGCGTcttacttttgtatttttttttgcacagGTATTTGATGTCCATACTACTGTAGTACTAGAACCTAACGGACCGATGATTCTGTACCACGTAGATTCAGACGAAGAAGGTCAAATGTACCAAATAAACTTTTGGGTACATGCTGTGGTCATAAAGCTGTTACCATGTTTCATACTAACTGTTATCAGCTTATGGTTAATCAGAGAGGTGTACAGCGCTAATGAGCATCAAAAACGAATTCGAGTTTACAACACGTGCTCTACAAGCGACAAATTATTAAAACGTCAAAATAAAGGAGACAAAAGGACAAACCGAACCACAAAGATGTTAGTAGCCGTGTTACTATTGTTTTTGGTGACGGAACTACCCCAAGGGATTTTGGGCCTTTTAAGCGGTGCTTTGGGACGATGTTTCTTTAAGCGATGCTACGATCTGTTTGGTGAATTAATTGATGCACTAGCATTACTGAACGGGTCTATTAATTTCGTTCTGTACTGCTCCATGTCAAGACAGTTTCGGATGACATTTAGACAGATGATGTGGCGAGCACATCTTCATCAATGGCCACCACCGCAAGCATCTCATTCGGATGGTTTGAACACGTATGTAttcaagtaatttataaaagtagGTAAGTTTGAAGCCGTTAGATTAACGcatttttattattccttttcTTTCTTAACAGAAAGTTCAAAATAGTTGCCTATTAAATATGATATAGACAGCCTAgcgtacatataaaaatacgcTCTGCATGAACACTTTTGATTTTACGGGACTTATCGCAGTAAGTTAAAAGCATCTGCCTAATTTATTCTTGTCGCTTAGACAATTTACGTACTAAAAATATAACGTTTTAAGCGAATAAATTACATGTAAAGAAGAGACtctataagaatatataaattgatTCCGTCACAACatcgaaataaaaagtaaaaaatatttataccatTTTTCAATACAATATTAAGTTAAGATAAGAAATTAAAGTCTAATTTCGAATGtattaacaaatttttgtttaaaaaaaatttaatttcattatttatgtaggtaataataattggtttttgttttgttacagAGCAAAAACATCGATTCCTTGAAACAGGAGAACTCAAGAGAGGCAGGCGTATGTTTTACaacaatttgtataaaaatttaacttttaaacaaaggtgtacaaatattacaaattgttgtcaatcaaaattgtttaaaatgtttaattatttatgttaaaaaatttataactttacaataatttataaaattgtattcagTGCAAATGTACTTGTTTAAGAAAATACctataaaattaagtattgatatttatttcaggATAACTAAAGTAAGAATCTAGTCATAGATTGTAATTAGAAATAAGGAAAAGACTTTAATAAGTAATAGTTTCAAGGAGATAGATATTGATTTCGTACACCAACAAAAATATGAGCTTCAATTGCTTCAATAAATACGTTAATGAATTTGTTACGTTTTCATTTACTACAGTCAgatatgttaaatataaaaataaaaatgctgtagaaaaaaaaaatatgaataacatGATAGTTATTAAAAGTGTGTCAGAAATGCTCGAAGTTTatcgattacaaaaaaataagcaaatctTTCTTGTTCGTAAAACCAGAACTAGGATTAAAAAACACCCTTACCCATTTAGGAATATGTTTTGACATTATGACCTTCCAAAATCTCTTCTTTGTTATATACATACAACGTGTTGCTGCGTAGAAACGAAACATTTCGTTTAAGTGGATTGAACACTTTCTTAAAGGTTAAGTTAACTCATTCTACcaaatctttatttttcttttaatatgttAACAGCGCTGGGCCAGGATTCAATTGCAAAacgttacataaataaatcattgatttttattggtaaaaagttctttaaaatTAGCTTTCTAGCGGAAAATCATTAACACTTATGCAAAGTTAATAGAAATCCTAGGAGTAAAAACTTAAGGTAGCTGGTAGTGACTAGATGGCTAAAGTGGGTGATCGGGTCTCGTGACCCACCTTGGGGAAAACTTacttccagcagtggactgtaataggcaaATGGCAAGCAGGCAAGgcaaatgataatgatgaaaaaaatttaaaagttcggTGCCAAGCTGTCTTGCTGTTAAACGCGAGTTCAAAATCAAGTGAGATATCAAGTACACtatcgtttcttttttttttttttttttcgatggcCTAACTCTACGCTTAAAGTAATACGATGTATATAGTTTTGCCTGTAAATTTATTAGTGCTATAGCCGTACTGATAATAACTAGGTACACATTCCTGTTCTCTTGTTGGATTTAGTATGCTAGAGACTTATAGTGgggtaaatatttaatgtttttgtaaaaCGAAAATATGACGACAATCAGTCTCTCTCAGGTCGTTCAGCTGAACTGGCCTGCGTAACATCCCATAAACGATCATTACTTTGTCAAAGCCTATTTTCTCGGAATCTCCTGAATTCTTTTAGCTGTAATTTATCATAAACGTCTGTAAACATTTACGATACAACATGAAGTGTTGTACgtcaatatatttatactttttgccgacatatatatatatataagcaaatttaagaaaaaatgctTTTATGTACATATGTCGGCGTAGTGCCCTTTccagtgtaaaaaaaaaaatctttttctaCGAGTTTTTTCCATGTCATTTTCTTAATTGTATCAACGCGATGTTATGTTATACAATTCATATTTAAACCCCTTTATACATGTAGACAGTAGATACCAATTCTATTATTACGGTGGGCGCGTGACCATATACGGTTCGATGGACAGAAATATGAAACGAAATATCAATCTATGGTTCAATATTACGCTAAGAAGCGATGCTTCTATATGTATATGGtgttaactttaatattattacattatatattgtttaagtaTTAACATTAGCGTTTGTATTGATGTCCAGTATAACGAAAATTAAACTTATTGTTTTGTATtggaaatagttttattacGAAGTGAATTATCACGACATATAACACGAATATCTCTTAGCAATATCTAAATATCTCTCTATCTAAAGCAATATCTCTTCTTACCCTTAAGGTAACTTAAGGGTAATAAGAGATATTGCTTTGTAGAGGAACAAAGGAACAGGTGGCTtggcaataaaatttaaactacttTAAAtgcaaataacaaatttaactgTTCCCATTTCCTTTAATTCAAATGAAATACATAAACACGTATGACAagtaattacatacatatgtttagtatagctgtgcccgcgacttcgttcgcgtggaatttaataagaaatttatttttcagttcgaagaattataaaataaataaatttcaaaaataaaagtgcccttagttacttcttactacatcagccagtgaaagtcccatcaaaatcggtccagccgtttcatagattagccggaacaaacagaccgaGAGATagacaaaactttaaaaaaatattattttgatatatgtaccgtgtatacatccatatgcatttagtaaaaacttaaaaagcggttattttaatattacaaacagatactccattttatttatttgtatagatttctaAAACAAATTTTCGATGACGCTATTTGCGAACCTGCTTAGTAAATCAGTATATTTTAACACTTTAgcattaaaagttatttttttaataaattgaaagttATAAatcactattttatttatttttatgcagaaaagtaaaataataaattttattattatctaagtctacaacatatttttttctaagttgacaaacaaacgtacggctcacctgacggtaagcgcaAAATAAGCAAGCGCGTTGTTGACCCTACCCTCAATTCCCCAGgaactctgatcaccttactcaccacagaagaCAACACGGCTTGAGACATTATcaattagctgtgatctttatGGTCGATGTACTCCCCCTGTCGGGCttctccaaattttgagcatgaTATCTCCTGCTGTGCACTATCTCAGTTTAACTACTACTGATTCAATCCTATTTGTTTCGGATAGGAGAGCTCTTGGTGAGAACTCCGCTTTGGACGgtatcctacgggtgcgccagatggggcaagaagcgctaatgcggaggtggggggaggatctagcggagcagccgtatggcacacgcataatggctgccttgcgcccgagCGGTGgttgcgccgtaagcgcaagcccctcGCATTCCTTCTGACGTAAGTTCTCACCGAGCACGGCTGCTCGGACTCGGCTGAGTGTCGGACgccccaaagggagccgacgactggatgtcacgattgtggcacGGCAGTGGActcggcccagcacaccctcgaggtgtgcccgagatggatggcgctgcgtcgcgatctgacgataGTCCTcagaggggacttgtcactgccgagcgtcatcaccgcgatgctcggcgacgacgagtcctggaaggcgatgatTTCCTTCTGCGGgatagtaatgtcccagaaggagcaTGACAAGCGGATGAGAGAGAAGGCCGCCGACAAGGCGCTACTTAATTGTCCTCCAATAACGCCCCTGTACCCGTGTTGGGCCGGGATAGAAACCCGGTCAtactagacacggcgtcgtcgggattgttcagaggtgagccaaacagtccccatggaggagaagtctggacTTTTCGCCGAGGctagcctgtcgctggagggatcctgttgcctgcagatccgggaccgtCCAATTAAGGCGGCTGAaagctcccgcaggggttttggtcggtattgcaccccaaGTGCTTAAGCCGATATAGGGTCTGGGAATGCCTAcgcgggcatcctggatatcacccgatGGGTGTTGAACccaaatgggttcccctgcgataccaaagaAAATCCTATTTACAATTTAACgactttatttatgaaatttgtgGTTGCAATTGTAACTAAACGCGCTTAGAAACTTACTTAGGTATTGCAGATAAGAATTTTCTGg belongs to Melitaea cinxia chromosome 17, ilMelCinx1.1, whole genome shotgun sequence and includes:
- the LOC123661338 gene encoding G-protein coupled receptor dmsr-1-like; this translates as MSFEDNGTSNITQALSNLFEEMLTATEDSNENKSFNVSKFITALKDKSTKNAHDSIDFGTLVKLVDGWRSKLNLTKPAEPLCTYCDGDIRDVILAYNRIHGYVSLIVCLFGSLANALNVAVLTRRDLAAAPINRLLKWLAVADVFVMMEYVPFAIYRYLILPGQREMPYNWAAYLLFHMHFTQIFHTASICLTLSLAIWRYVAIKYSDRNHILCTERRCSIAILSSFILPPILCIPTFMVFDVHTTVVLEPNGPMILYHVDSDEEGQMYQINFWVHAVVIKLLPCFILTVISLWLIREVYSANEHQKRIRVYNTCSTSDKLLKRQNKGDKRTNRTTKMLVAVLLLFLVTELPQGILGLLSGALGRCFFKRCYDLFGELIDALALLNGSINFVLYCSMSRQFRMTFRQMMWRAHLHQWPPPQASHSDGLNTAKTSIP